Below is a window of Deltaproteobacteria bacterium DNA.
CTCTCTCTTGTCCCTTGTTTTAGCCATTTGCGTGATCTCGGGAAATCTCTTATTCCCTCTACTATTGCAAGAAGCGCCAGAGACCGTATTCTCCATTATTTCAAAAAATATCAGGCAGTAATCATAAGCGGTGATGAGCTGCTTGTCGTCTCCGGTATCCAAGAATACGCCCGTAGGGTTCGGGAGTTAAAGGTACAGTTCGGGTGGTCGATTGTCAGCGGTCTGACAGCCAAGCAAATGGCGGAAGAAAACGAATTTCCTCTACCGGATATTGACGCAACATCAATGGGGCCTTCCGATTATATATTGCTTTCTTCACAGCAAGACAGGGATGCGGCCCACCGTTGGAACCTTGCCAATGAAATTAGAAGAGAAAACATTTCCGTCCGCGACAAAATATTGAAATATTTGAGGGCGAACGTCGGTCAAAAAGTAACCGGCGAGGAATTAAAATATTTAGCAAAAGATAGGTCGGAGTGGGCAAGAAGAGTCAGAGAATTACGCACAGAATTTGGTTGGCCTGTTGTAACCCAAAATACCGGCCGCCCGGATCTTGAAGTAGGAATGTATCTACTTGAGGCTGATCGCCAAAGCCCTGAACATGACCGGCATATACCCGACCCGGTAAAAAGAGAGGTGCTTCGGAGGGATAGTTACAAATGCACCCTATGCAATTGGTCCCACGAAGAATGGAATAGATCGGATCCGCGTCACTTGGAGTTACATCACA
It encodes the following:
- a CDS encoding HNH endonuclease, which produces MKSEKIRKELQELLTNFEQELKSDSLRNKVLSLVPCFSHLRDLGKSLIPSTIARSARDRILHYFKKYQAVIISGDELLVVSGIQEYARRVRELKVQFGWSIVSGLTAKQMAEENEFPLPDIDATSMGPSDYILLSSQQDRDAAHRWNLANEIRRENISVRDKILKYLRANVGQKVTGEELKYLAKDRSEWARRVRELRTEFGWPVVTQNTGRPDLEVGMYLLEADRQSPEHDRHIPDPVKREVLRRDSYKCTLCNWSHEEWNRSDPRHLELHHKKHHAKGGGNTESNLITVCTVCHDEIHRKKSK